From the uncultured Fretibacterium sp. genome, the window CCGAGGCCGTCAGCTTTGCGAGCTGCTTCATACGGAGGGCGACGTCCGCGCTGCCGAGAGGAAAGTCCTTGAGCTCCGCCTCCACGGCGTCCCTGGAACCGGCGATGTCCTCGCTGACGCGCTGCTGGAGGATGGCGACGGTGTCCCCGAGCCCTTCGGCGGCGTCCCCTCCGGTATCGGTCGCGGAGAGGACCGGCGACGAAAGGGCCAGGCAGAGCACGAGCGTCAGCATCCCCCCGGCCATGAGGCGGCTTCGGCGTCCGCCGTCCCTCGAAAACAGGTTCATCCGCATGATGTTTCTCCACATGATATTTATCCAACCTCGTTCCCGTTTCCGCGTTTCCGTTTTCATCCTCGCACCCGTGATCAGCGCTTCCCTGGGGATGAATTACATTTTACCCGCCGTCCCCCGGAGAGGCCAGCCCCGTACCTCCGAACGGGCCCCCGATCTTTCGGCGGGGGCCTCTGGCGCTGCGCGACGCCGGCTTCATGATAGAATACCCGCGGGCGGCGGGCCGTCAGGGGGCGCGCTCGTTCCCGTATCAAGGGGCGAAGCCCCCATATTAAAAAAATTTAGGGAAGCGCTGGCAGCGCTTCCCAAGGAGATTCTTTCATTAGGAGATTCTTTCATTGGACGATTATATCCGCATCAAAGGGGCCAGGGAGCACAACCTCAAGAACGTGAGCGTCGACATCCCGAGGGGCAGGCTGGTGGTGATCACCGGGCCATCGGGGTCCGGCAAGTCGTCCCTGGCGTTCGACACGCTCTATGCCGAGGGGCAGCGGCGCTACGTGGAGTCCCTGTCGGCCTACGCGCGCCAGTTTCTGGGCGTCCAGAAGAAGCCGGACGTGGACGACATCTCCGGCCTGTCCCCCGCCATCTCCATCGAACAGAAGGGGACAGGCCACAACCCGCGTTCCATCGTGGGGACCGTCACCGAGATCTACGACTACCTGCGCCTGCTCTACGGCCGCATCGGGGTGCCCCACTGCCCCCATTGCGGCAAGCCGGTCATCCGCTATTCCATCGACGAGATCCTGGAGCTGATCTTCCAGAACGACAACGGTTCCCGCGTGGAGATCCTCTCCCCGCTCGTCCGGGGCAAGAAGGGCGAGTTCCGCAACCTGTTCAGCCAGACGCGGGAGAAGGGCTATACGCGCGTCCGCGTCGACGGCGCGGTCCTGTGGCTGGACGAGGACATCGAGCTGGACAAGAAGAAGCGCCACGACATCGAGGTGGTCGTCGACCGGCTGAAGGTGACGGAGGAGCGGCGTTCGCGCATCGCGGAGTCCGTGGAGGCCGCACTGAAGCTCTCGGGCGGGTACGTCCTGATAGCCCCGGAGGGCGGGACGGAGTACATGCTGACGGAGAACTACGCCTGCGCGGACTGCGACGTCGCCATCCCGGAGATCGAGCCGCGCCTCTTCTCCTTCAACAGCCCGTTCGGGGCCTGCCCCGACTGCGCCGGGCTCGGGAGCCACGAGCACTTCTCCGAGGAGCTCGCGATCGACCCGGACCGCTCCCTTGCGGAGGGAGCCATTCTGCCCTGGAAGACCAAACCGTACTTCCTGACCAAAATCGCCCTGTTCGCCAAAAAGTACGGGTGGGACCTGACCCCCAGATATGGGGACCTGGCCCCGCAGGTGCGGAACTTCATCCTGCACGGCAACGACGACCGGGTCCCGATGGTCTTCGAGGAGAAGGGGATGGAGCGCACCTATATGGGGCGGTACGAGGGGTTGCTGAACTGGCTGGAGGCCCGATGGCAGGACACGGAGTCCGAGACGGTCCAGGAGGAGCTGGCGGCCTACCGGGTGGAGGACGTCTGCAAGAGCTGCGGCGGCCTGCGGCTCCGCCCCGAGGCGCTGTCCGTAAGGGTCGGCGGGTATGGGATCGGGGAACTGCTGATCATGCCGATCGACCGGCTTTCCCGGGTGATGAAGGAGCTCTCCCTGGGGTCGACCGATACCCACATCGTCGAACAGGTGATGCTGGAGATCGACAAACGCTTGGATTTTCTGGTCGACGTGGGGGTGGGCTACCTCTCGCTGCTGCGCCGCGCGGACACCCTGTCGGGCGGGGAGAGCCAGCGCATAAGGTTGGCGACGCAGATCGGGTCGAAGCTCAGCGGGGTGCTCTACGTCCTGGACGAGCCGACGATCGGCCTGCACTCGCGGGACACGGAGCGCCTGGTGCGGACGCTCGCCTCCATCCGCGAGCTGGGCAACACGGTCGTGGTGGTCGAGCACGACCGGGAGACCATGAAGGCGGCGGACGCCCTCATCGAGATGGGGCCGGCCGCGGGGGAGCTGGGCGGCGAGATCGTCCACAGCGGCAGCTACGAGGAGGTGCTGGGGACGGAGGGGCTGACGGGCCCCTACCTGCGGGGCGACGAGACGGGCATCGTCCGGCCCGGGGCCCGTCGGAAGCCGTCGGGCTGGCTGACCGTCAAGGGCGCCGAGCACCACAACCTCAAGGGCATCGACGTCAAAATTCCGCGGGGCGTCTTCACCTGCCTCAGCGGCGTCTCGGGGTCGGGAAAGAGCAGCTTTCTCTACGACATCCTCTACAAGGGGATGCGGCGGCGCCTGGACCGGGACTTCCGGGAGCGTCCCGGCCGTTTTCGGGCGCTGGAGGGGGCGGATGCGTTCGAGAACGTCGTCCTCGTCGATCAGAGCCCCATCGGACGGACTCCGCGCTCCAACCCCGCCACCTACACGGGGGTCTTCTCCCTCATCCGGGAGTTCTTCGCGGGGCTCCCCGAGGCGAACATCCGCGGGTACAAGCCGGGGCGCTTCAGCTTCAACGTCAAGGGCGGGCGCTGCGAGGCGTGCGGCGGCGCCGGGTCCGTCAAGGTCTCCATGCTCTTCCTGCCGGACATCTACGTGGACTGCGAGGTGTGCGGCGGCACGCGCTACAATCATGAGACGCTGGAGGTCCGGTTCAAGGGAAAATCCATCGCCGACGTCCTGGCGATGACGGTGAACGAGGCCGTGGCCTTCTTCGCGGACATCCCGAGGATCGCGGGCAAATTGCGTCTGATCCAGGACGCGGGGTTGGGCTACATCCGCCTGGGACAGTCGGCCCTCACCCTGTCGGGAGGAGAGGCGCAGAGGGTCAAGCTCTCCAAGGAGCTGGCCAAGCGGTTCGGAGGGCGGACGCTCTACCTGCTGGACGAGCCCACGACGGGGCTCTTCTACACCGACGTGCGCAAGCTGCTGGAGATCGTGCACCGCATCGTGGACCAGGGCAGCACGGTCGTGTTCATCGAGCACAACCTGGACGTCCTGCTCTCGGCCGACCACATCATCGACCTGGGCCCGGAGGGTGGCGACGGCGGCGGGCGTGTCGTGGCCCAGGGGACGCCGGAGAGGGTGGCGACGAGGGGCGAGGGGTACACCGCCCGCTTCCTCAGGGAATATATGGAGGAAATCGAGTCCAACAAGAGTAAAGGAGAGCTGAGGCATGCCGGGTAAGTTCGACGGAAAAAGGGGAGGGGACGGAAACCGTCCTCGCGGCAGGCGCGAGGTTCACGGAGCCGGGGCGGCCCGCGGCGGTCGACCCGCGGCGGCCAGGCCCTGGAGGAAGGAGCCGGCGGAGCGTCCGGTTCCGCCCGACGACGTATGCTGGGGACGCCAGCCGGTACTGGATCTGGTGAAGGGTTCCCCCTCCCGCTGCACCCGGCTGCTGATCGCCAACAACGTCCGTCCTCCGTTTCTGGACGAGCTGGTGGACGCCGCGCGGGCGGGTCGGGTGGTCTATCAAATGGTTGCGCCCGAGGCGCTGGACAAGCTGTGTCCCGACGTGCGGCATCAGGGCGTGGCCTGCCGCGTGACGGAGACGGCGCCCGTGGAGCTGGAGCCCTTTTTGAAGGGGTTTTCCGGGGCCGAGGCCGAGCCCGCCCTGATCGTCGTTCTGGACCATATCGAGGACCCGCACAACCTGGGGGCCGTCGTGCGGTCGGCGGAGGCGGCGGGCGCGTCGGCCGTGGTCTACTCCCGGCGGCGTTCGGCCCTGCCCGGGGGAACGGTGGTGAAGACCAGCGCGGGCGCTGCGCTCCGCCTTCCCATGATCCCGGTCGTCAACATCGTGCGGACCCTGGAACAGCTCCAGGCGGCCGGTTTCTGGGTCGTGGGGCTGGACGGGGGGGCTCTGGAGTCCCTGTGGGATGACGCGCTCCCCGCACGGCTGGCCCTGGTCGTCGGGGCGGAGGGCGATGGGCTCTCCCGTCTCGTGGGCGAGAGATGCGATCAGCGGCTGCGCATCCCCATCCAGGGGGGCGTAGGCTCGCTCAACGCCAGCGTGGCGGCCGCCCTGGGGATGTTCGAGTGGCGCAGGGGGCGCCCCGGCCGGCAGGGGAAAGAGGGGGATTGAGGTATGGAACTGAAGGATTTGCGTCTCTCCATCATCGGGGCCGGCGCGTTGGGCGGCGCGGTGGCCCGGGGGCTGGCGAGGGCCGGCTGCGAGGTCACGGCGTCGGCGCCCCATCCGGAGCGTCGACGCCATCTCGAGGCGGATGGGGTCGCCCTGATATCGGACAACGCCCGTGCCGCTTCACAGGGGCAGGTCGTGATGTTCGCGGTCAAGCCGCACCTGACCCTGAGCGTCGTGGGGGAGGTCGCTCCTCTGCTCGAGGGCAAGCTCTGCGTCTCCCTGGCCGCGGCCGTGCCCCTGGAGCTGCTGGAGAGGACGGCCCCGACGG encodes:
- the rlmB gene encoding 23S rRNA (guanosine(2251)-2'-O)-methyltransferase RlmB; translation: MPGKFDGKRGGDGNRPRGRREVHGAGAARGGRPAAARPWRKEPAERPVPPDDVCWGRQPVLDLVKGSPSRCTRLLIANNVRPPFLDELVDAARAGRVVYQMVAPEALDKLCPDVRHQGVACRVTETAPVELEPFLKGFSGAEAEPALIVVLDHIEDPHNLGAVVRSAEAAGASAVVYSRRRSALPGGTVVKTSAGAALRLPMIPVVNIVRTLEQLQAAGFWVVGLDGGALESLWDDALPARLALVVGAEGDGLSRLVGERCDQRLRIPIQGGVGSLNASVAAALGMFEWRRGRPGRQGKEGD
- the uvrA gene encoding excinuclease ABC subunit UvrA, which gives rise to MDDYIRIKGAREHNLKNVSVDIPRGRLVVITGPSGSGKSSLAFDTLYAEGQRRYVESLSAYARQFLGVQKKPDVDDISGLSPAISIEQKGTGHNPRSIVGTVTEIYDYLRLLYGRIGVPHCPHCGKPVIRYSIDEILELIFQNDNGSRVEILSPLVRGKKGEFRNLFSQTREKGYTRVRVDGAVLWLDEDIELDKKKRHDIEVVVDRLKVTEERRSRIAESVEAALKLSGGYVLIAPEGGTEYMLTENYACADCDVAIPEIEPRLFSFNSPFGACPDCAGLGSHEHFSEELAIDPDRSLAEGAILPWKTKPYFLTKIALFAKKYGWDLTPRYGDLAPQVRNFILHGNDDRVPMVFEEKGMERTYMGRYEGLLNWLEARWQDTESETVQEELAAYRVEDVCKSCGGLRLRPEALSVRVGGYGIGELLIMPIDRLSRVMKELSLGSTDTHIVEQVMLEIDKRLDFLVDVGVGYLSLLRRADTLSGGESQRIRLATQIGSKLSGVLYVLDEPTIGLHSRDTERLVRTLASIRELGNTVVVVEHDRETMKAADALIEMGPAAGELGGEIVHSGSYEEVLGTEGLTGPYLRGDETGIVRPGARRKPSGWLTVKGAEHHNLKGIDVKIPRGVFTCLSGVSGSGKSSFLYDILYKGMRRRLDRDFRERPGRFRALEGADAFENVVLVDQSPIGRTPRSNPATYTGVFSLIREFFAGLPEANIRGYKPGRFSFNVKGGRCEACGGAGSVKVSMLFLPDIYVDCEVCGGTRYNHETLEVRFKGKSIADVLAMTVNEAVAFFADIPRIAGKLRLIQDAGLGYIRLGQSALTLSGGEAQRVKLSKELAKRFGGRTLYLLDEPTTGLFYTDVRKLLEIVHRIVDQGSTVVFIEHNLDVLLSADHIIDLGPEGGDGGGRVVAQGTPERVATRGEGYTARFLREYMEEIESNKSKGELRHAG